Genomic DNA from Frondihabitans sp. PAMC 28766:
ACTGGATCGCCGCGTTCGCGTCGGCCCGCACGGTGCGGCTCGTGATCGGCTGCCCACCGGCGACCTGACCGGCCCCCTGCGCCACGCCTTCGTTCTGGTAGCTGGTGGCCGGGTCGTTCGCGATCGACGTGGGCCCGGTGCCGTCGCGCAGATCGGAGCGCGCCTGGTAGACGGTGTTCGGGCTCACGCTGAGACCCTGCGCAAAGCCCGCGGGGTTCGAGAAGGTGTAGCGGAGGCCGGTGATAGAGCCGACGAGGCCCGCAGGGATGTCACCGCGGTAGACCTGCGTCGCGGTCGTGGCGTCGGACGTGGCGAGGGTCTGCCAGGTCGTGCCGTCGGTGGTGTACTCGATGAGCAGCGTCGACCCCTGCGGCACCTGGGTCGGTGCGATCGCGGTGGGGTCGAAGGCGTTCCAGAAGTCGTTCGCCCCGCCGCGGGCCTGGTCGGTCACGACGATGGTCGTCGGGCGGACGAACGACGAGCCTGACGCCGTCGTCGTGGGCAGCTGCGCGACGACCGTGCCGCCGGGCGCCACCGCCGACTGCGGCGAGATGCTCTTGGCGATGCCGAGCGAGATCGTCGGGTAGAAGACCGCGAGCGGCGCCGTCGCCGTCGCGGTGGCTGGGCCGGCCGGGCTCTGGCCGGTGACGTTCACGGTGTTGGTCGTGTTGACCGAGCCCTGGGCCTGGGTGACCAGGTCCACGCTCGGCGCGATCAGGTATTTGGCGGTCGCCGTCGCATTGACCGCGATCGAGCCGGTGTAGTCGAGCGAGAAGCCCGAGATGTAGGTGCCGGCGGGCGGCGTGGGGGTGCTCGGGGTCGTGTTGCTGGCGAAGGCGACTGTGGAGGTGCTGCCGTCGCTGAAGTGCCAGGTCACCGAGGCGCCGGTCGCACCGGTCGGGTACGCGATCGGGGCGCTGAAGCCGCCGAACGCTATCTGGGCGGTGAAGTAGCTGGTGTCGGCCACGCTCAAGCTGGTGAGCGGCCCGTTCGACGTGTTGGTGGCGCCGATCGTCGCCGTGGCGGTGGTGCCGGCGGGGATCTGCGCGGGGGCGATCGACTTCGACGCCTTCACACCGGTCTTGAGGGCGGTGATGGCGTAAGGCGCGCTGGCCGTGACGGTCGCAGGATCATGGCCGGCCACGGTCACGGTGCCCGTCGCCTGGTTCGTGACGGTCGCACCCGACACCTGGCTGGCGGTCGTCTGCCGGTTGGTTGCTCGCTGGGCGACGGTGATCGGCACGCTTGCGGCCGCGCCGGCCGGGGTGATCGCGGCGCCGGTCGCCCCGGCGAACGTGAAGCGGAGGCCCGCGACGGCCGATGCGTCGACTCCGGTCGGCAGAGCGATGGCGTTCGGCGCGTTCGGCTGACCCGGCACCCACTGGTAGGTGCCGCCCTGGAGCACGTAGGCGTCGACCTGGACGGTGGTCGCGCCGTCGGGCAGGGTGACCGGGCCGAAGCCGGTGAAGTCGACCAGCGCGAACGGGTTGTCGGCACCGAGAGCGGTCTGGCCCGCGGTGGCGGACGTCGGATCCTGCACCGCCAGCGAATCGGCGGGCACGTTCGACGTGTTGCGCGGGCTCAGCGTGATGGTCGATGCCGTGCCGGGGGCGAACTGCTGCGACGCCGGCGCCCAGGTCTTGCCGAGCCCGGCAGACACACTCACCGGGATGTTCACGGTGACGTTCGCGGAGTCCCGGGCGCTGCTCGCCGTGGTCGAGGTGGCACTGGCCGTGTTGGTGACGGCGACGCCGTTCGAGGCCCAGGTGGCCGGCAGGTTGTCGGGCACCTTGAGGGTGATGGAGGTCGTGTAGGTGTCGCCGGCCGAGATGCCCACCCCGCCGCCGTCGAGCGCCTCCTTGAAGGCGACGCTGAGCGTGCAGCCGGCGGTGACGGTGGTGGTGCAGCCGGCGTAGGTCGGTGTGCTCGGGCGGTTGGTCGGCGAGACCGACGTCGACAGGATCGTGAAGCCGGCGAACTGGGCCGGCAACGTGTCGATCATGACCGAGTTCGCGCAGTCGTTGTCGTCGCAGCCGACGGCGATCTGGTAAGTGAACTCGTCACCGGGGGCAAGGGCCGCGCTGTTCTGTTGGTCGACCGTCTTGTTGACCGTGAGGGCCCCCTGGTCGGCTGCGAACGCCGGCACCGCGAGAGCCGTCCCGCTCACGACCACGGCCACGACTGCCCCGGCCAGCACGGCCAGCAGACCGCGGCGACGGTTGTCTCGTTTTCTCGGAGACAGAAAGCTCATTTGGCAGACCCCAACTCAGCAATCGAAACGGGCCCCCGGTGTAACCCAATGTAGGCACATTCTGCGAATCAGGAAAGAGTTTTCGTGCGACAGGAGTGTCACGAGTGATTTGTCGCGACGCGCCGCTAGAAGTCGACGGTCTCGAAGGTCTCGCGCCCGCGCGACTCCAGCAGGTCGGCGACGACCTCCTGGCCGAAGTGCCGGAAGGCGTCGCCCTTCACGTGCGCGTCGAAGGCGGCCTCGTCGTCGTAGACCTCGAAGATATGGAAGACAAGGGGCGCCGCGCGATCCCGGTACGCCTGGTAGACGCGATTGCCCGCCTCGGCCTCGGCCGCCTTCACGATCTGCCCGAGGGCCGCCTCGACGGCCTCTTCACTGCCGGGCTTGCTTATCCAGGTGGCGTTCACGACGTATCCCATGTCTCCATTCAATTACCCGTGGCCGGCACCGCCCTTTGGCCGTCGCAGAATTCTGACTGTCAGCGACTGACGTGACCCTCAGACCGTCTTGCCGGCCGACGAATTTCGGAGGAGTTCTTGCTGTTACGGGTCGCCTTGTCGGTTCTTCCCGATGTCGATCGAGCCCTCACGGACACACGGATATCCAGCCCGACGACCGCTTTGGTGATGTTCTTCCCGGGGGTGGAAGTTGAAACCGGCAACCTTCCGACTGTGCGCAGACAGGCAACTCACGCAATTCAGAGCTAGGCCGCCGTCTTCAAGGACGCGAATAGGGTTTCGATCCAGACCATGCCTGGCCGCGCGGACGCCGACTTTGATCATCATCGCGCGCGGGCGACCGGCCCGCTGGGCTGATCCGCATTCTTACTAGGCCCCGATGCGCGGTCCGTCGAAACGGTGTTCGACGAAGTGGTCATCAACGAGACGGCGACAGTGACGCTGCCCCAGCCGTTGAAATCGCCTCTCCGCCCATTCATCCGGAGACACAGCCGCCCCTGCAGAAAATCCAACCGGTGACGGGCACAATCATTCACTTTCGGTTAGACATATTACACGCGGCATTTGTCTTTTCTCTCGTTTGATTCTACGCTCGGGGTGAGCCCGCAATGAGGCACCTGGCCCTGCCGCGGACCGCGGTTTCGGTCTGAACGGGGTCCGCTTACTCATAGATCTACGGGAGCAAATTCTGGTGCGTCCATCGGAGGGAAGGAGGTGACATTCATGGCTGAATACGAGACACCGACCATCATGCAAATCGGCAAGTTCAACGAGCTGACCACCTGGTACGGCTGGGCAAGCAATGACGGCGAAGGCGAAGCGATCATCTGATCGGTTTCCTCTAGCGACAGGGCATTTATGACTTCTTCATGGTTTATTGCGATTGCTGCTGAAGCGGCGAATGGGGACGCGTTCCTTCCGGAGCGGCATCGGGCCGCTGATGTCATTCGTTTCGAGTCGGGCAGCCCCTGGTTGCTGAGCAGTGCCGCAGCTGAAGATCTCGTGCACGCCGAGGACGGCCCCAGGCGGCTGGTGGTCATGGGTGAGTTCTCCATTGACTCCCGTCGCAAGGGGCCAAGAAGGTTGCGGGCCTGTTCGCACCAAGAAAAGACGGGTTTCAGTTCGGGCTCTGTTTGGGCGCCGCCGTGGATGCACGGGGCGCAGTCAAGGTCAAGGCCTACTTCGACGGATTCAGCGACGGGCTGGCTGGAAATCTCGAGCTGGTCAAGTCCTTCGCTGGCCAACTCGGCTATGCAGCCAGTTCGGACTGGATAGACGATCACGTTCGCAATCTTCGAGCTCCGATCCTGTCCTTAGATGCGACGGCGGAGACCGAGGCTCGCGTCAAGATCTACACGATCTTTACAGATAGGAGCATCGCGGATTTGGAGAGGCAGTGCGAATCCCTGCCCGGATACGCGGCTGGAGACGCCACCCGTCTGCTTCAGGGAACTACTAGCAAGTGGGATGTGGTCTTGGACGCGCCTGGAACGCGTCCGCTGATGTGCTGGAGCTTCACGAGTCGCAACCAGAGTGCCCCTAGTGATCTGACGCTCTACTTACCCTTCAACAGGTACCAGCCGAGCGCATCAGGGGCCGTCCGGAGCCTTGCTGCGATTGGAGCGCCCGCGGCTCTAATCAATGTCTGTCGTCTTGCCGTGAGTCGAGGAGGAACAGACGCGGACACCAATCCGTTTCATTGGCTGGCGCTCAAGTTCGGTTCGGCGAGGGGCTCAATGACGCTTTACGTGGCGGCCTCGCAGCTTGACAGGATCGTGAGAACCGCGCCGAGGCCGGGCCCGTGACCACGCCGCTGGGATGGCTGGCATCACGATTGACGGTCGGACGCCGCACCCTCCGGATCGCGTCGCTCAGCTCACTCGTCGTTGCGATTCTGATCGTGGTCGGGGGCGGCATCGTTCGGGTCACAGGGTCGGGGCTCGGCTGTCCCGACTGGCCGGAGTGCACCGATGGGTCGTTGGGGCCCACATCGGCGATGGGCTGGCACGCCGCCGTCGAATTCGCCAATCGCCTTCTGACCGGCCTGCTCTGTGTCGCCGTTGCTGCCGTGATCCTGGCGGCACGGTTCCAGGCCGAGCCTGCTCCGACTGTGACTCGATGGGCCTGGGCTCAGTTTTGGATCGTCGTGCTGAACGCCGTTGTCGGCGGGGTCACCGTGCTGGCCCGACTGAGCCCTTACATGGTCGCCGCGCATTTTCTGGCGGCCATGCTCCTACTCACCGCCGCGACCGTTTCCTGGGACAGAGCCAGGCGATTGCCGAATAAAGAACGCGTCCCTGTTTCGCTGCACGTGAGGCGCCTCGGTTCGGCTCTCCTCCTCGCCACGGGAGCACTCGTCATCCTCGGGACGGCCGTCACCGGAGCAGGGCCGCACGCCGGCGACAATTCGCATGTCGCCCGAATGCCCTTCCCGTGGATTGCAGCGGCGCTCGTTCACGCAGGTGTTGCTGCCCTGGCGTTTGCGATGGGAATCGCCCTGTGGCGAGCCGCAACGCGGGTGAGGTCTGCGACAGTCGTTCTCACACTGCGGGCCTACTTCGCCGTGTTCCTCGCTCAGGGCCTCGTCGGCATCGTGCAGTCCTTGATCGGCCTTCCCGAAGCTCTCGTCGCCGTTCACCTGATGGGTGCGTCACTTGTATGGGTGGGCGCGGTTCGCGTGGCACTCGCGACCCGCGCCGTCGGCTGAAAATCGGGCAGCAGCCAGCGCGGCGGCTAGTCGTTCTCGACCTCGAAGTCCCAGGCGGCCACGATCTTCGCGGCCTTGGCCGCCGCGGGGCTCGCCGAGTCGGCGGGTGCCCAGCGCAGCAGGCCCTCGCCGACCTTCATGCTCGTGCGCAGCTCGAACGTCGCCTTCTGCCCGGGGCCGACCGACGTCGGCAACGCCGGCGTGTGCGGCACCGCCGCCAGGTGGTAGACGAATCCGGCCTGGTCGAACGTCGTGAACTCCGACAGCCGGATCGGCACCGCGCGCGTCGCGTGCGACAGAGTCAGAGTCCACGTGCAGGTCGTGTAGTCCGCCTGGTAGGGCAGCCCCTCGCCGGGCACCACGGGGCCGGTCACGCTCATCACGACCGAGCCCCCGCCCGGCAGCTTGACCTTGACGCTGTCGCCTTCCGAGGTGAGCGCCGGCTTCTTCACACTGCCGGTGAGCATCGCGTCCGTGTCGAGCGACGACTTCGGCAGGTAGGAGGGCATGCCGCCGTAGGTGCTCTCTGCGTGCGGCTGAGCCTGGGTGCACCCGCTGAGCGCCAGCGGAACTGTCAGCGCGAGGGCACCGACGACGGCCCAGAGGCCGGCTCGAGAAGCGAGCCGGCCCTGGGATCCTGCGGTCGTGCGTGTGAAGAACGTCACCAGTGCTTGTTCCCCGTGTTGTTGAAGACGTCGGGGCCGAAGGGCGCGAGGCCCTTCTGAGACGCGAAGCCGAGGTGGCCGAGGCCGTCGACACCACCCGAAACCGTCGAGCCGGGAAGCGGCTTGACGTCGCGGCCCTTGTCGACCTGGAAGATGTCCTCCATGGTGCGCAGCCAGCTGTAGTGGTTGTAGTACGTCGTCGAGACCGTGCCGGGCTTGATCAGCGGGCTGATCAGCACGCTGCCGGTGTCGCCGCCGCCGGGGGTGGCGTCGGTGGCGTCGTACAGCGGGTCGGCCGTCTGGCCGGCGGTGAGGTAGCCGGGGGCTCCCTCGGCGCTCAACGTGATCTTCGAGACGCTGCCGGTCGGGGTGACCGGGTTGCCCGAGGCGTCGACGAGCTGGAACGAGCCGTTGACGACCGGGCTGGCGTTCGTCGCCGCTGGGTTCGGGCCGGTGTCGCTGACGGTTCCGACGAAGGTGTTCGCCGGGATGGGGCTCGTGCCGCCGGGGCCGGTGGTGTCGGCGGTGTCGGTCACCATGCGGCCGGTGTCGTCGGCCAGGATCGAGTCGTCGAGCACGAAGCTCGTCGCGGTCGAGGCCAGGGCGGTGTCGTTGCGAGCGCCGGGCGTGGTGCCCGAGCCGCCCTCGACGATGCCCGGCACGCAGTTGGCGGGCACGTTCGGCGAGGTCGACGTGCAGGCCGGCGGCCGGTCGATGAACGAGTTGTTGCCGGGGCCCGGGTAGAGCTGGTCGCCCTTCGAGTCGGTGCCGAGCGTCGAGTTCGGGCCGGTCGGCTCGATGGCGACGTTCTTGCCGTAGAGGTTCTCGCCGGCGGCGTCGCTGACGAGGCCCGTGGCGGCGTCGGGCTGGTCGGCCTGGGTCGGGCCGTAGGCGTTGGCGTTGTTGAAGCCGCCGCCGTAGGTGAAGGGCGGGTTGGCCTCGTCGAACGTGACGTCGATCAGGCCACCGTCTTTGAACGCGGCCGACTTCTCGATCATCGGGATGTAGTACTTGAGGAACAGGTCGGAGGCGTAGAGGCCGCCGGTGTAGTTGACCGGGGTGGTCGACTCGGGCGCAGGGGTGCCGTTCTGGTAGACGGGCTGGCCCGACTTGGTGAAGGAGCCCGAGAGGTTGTTGCCCTTGCAGACCGCGTCGTGGGCGTCCGAGCAGTTGTTCGGCGTGATCCAGCTGAACGCCGGGGTGGTCGACTCGTGCTGCAGGTCTTTGTAGAGGCCGTTCTTCGACGAGTCGAGGTTGGCGATGTGGTTGGCGTCGCAGTCGGTGCCGCCCTGGGCGGGCTTCGTCAGCGCCGGTGTGGCCGTGCCGTTGGCGTCGACCGCACCGGTGATACTGGCGAACCACGGGAAGGGGAAGTGCTTCGCGACGTACTGGTCGTTGGTCTGCGCGCCGGTGAAGCTGGTCACGCCGGTCGGCAGCGGGTGGGCTGCGGTCGCGCTGAGGTACGTCGGGTTGGTGGTCGGGTTGTTCGCTGCGCTCCCGGGGGCACCGCAGACGCCGTCTTCGCGGCCGGTCTGGTCGCCGAGATCCTGCGCGTAGCCCTTCCAGGTCTTGCCGGCCGCGTCGAGCTGGTTGAAGAGGGTGGGGCTGTCGGTCGGGTAGGTGCAGCCGTTGAGGCCGTTGGCCGCGTTCGCCTTGCTCGGCTGCGAGGCGTTGGCGAGCGAGGCGACCTGGCCCTGGTTCACACCGTGGGTGACGATGCTCTTGTTGCTGCCGAAGTTGGTGTTGGCGACCGAGCAGTCCTCTTGGGTGTCCTCCTGGGGCGCCTGCCCCGAGACCATCGACATGTAGTTGTCCATCGACGAGTGGCCGGTGCCGAAGTAGTTCTTGAGCAGCACGCCCTGGCTCGGCAGCGTCTTCCAGAGGTAGCTGTTCTGGTTGAGCCCGGTGAAGGTGGCGTCGTACGACTTGTTCTCGAGGATGATCAGCCACACGTGCTTGATCTGACCGGCTTTGAGCCCGGTGGTCGTGATCGTCGTGCCCTGCTGAGAGCCGCCGTGGTCAGGAGACGCGGTCGCCTGCGCGGCCGTCCCCGCCCCGATCGCGGCTGCGGCGAGGATCCCCGTCGCTGCGGCGAGCGCGATGCCGCGCCGCCGTGCCTTCTTCGTACCCATGATTCGCATAAGAGTGGTTTATCAATCCGCCCTACCCGAATGGGGGCCGAGAAGTGAACACGAGGTGAATCTGCACGGCCCGCACTTCTCCCCCCTGCGGACACCTTGCCTCGACCTGTCGGACGACGCGGCGGCAGGATCCTGATCGGTACCGTCACCACATGACCTCCCGTCTCACCCGGCGCACCCTCCTCTTCGGCGGTGGGGCCGTCGCCCTGATCGGCGCCACCGGCTTCGCCGTCGACGAGGGCGCCCTGCCCGGCCGCTCGACCCTCTACCGCAGGCTCGGGCTGGACGGCGCCGCGGGCGTCGTGCCGCACACCGCGACCGGCCCTCTCGTGAGCGGCACCTTCGTGTCGCAGAAGCGCCTCGAGAAGACGGTGGGCTGGTCGATCGCGTACCCGCCGGGGCACACCGTCGGCGACCGGCTGCCGGTCGTGGTCACGCTGCACGGCTTCGGAGGGTCGCACGCGTCGGCGTTCGACTCGCGCTTCCGGCTCGACCGCTTTTTGGCGGCGGCAGTGAGGAGCGGCGCGGCGCCGTTCGCCATCGCCTCCATCGACGGCGGCAACACCTACTGGCATCGCCGGACGAGCGGTGAGGACGCCGGGGCGATGGTGACGGACGAGTTCGTGCCGCTGCTCGCCTCGAAGGGGCTCGACACCCGGCGGATCGGGCTGCACGGCTGGTCGATGGGGGCCTACGGCGCGCTGCTGCTAGCCGGGCAGATGGGGGCTGGTCGCGTCGCGGCGGTCGCCTCCGAGAGCGTTGCCATCTGGCACACCGCCGACCGGGCCACCGCGTCAGCATTCGACAGCCCCGCCGACTTCGCCACGCACACGCTCTACGGGCGGCAGCACCTCCTCGACGGCATCGCGGTGCGGGTCGACTGCGGCACCGGCGACGGGTTCTTCCCGAACGACCGCGACTACGTCGCCGGCTTCACCGCGCGGCCGGCCGGCGGCTTCGAGCCGGGCGCCCACGACTCGGCCTACTGGCGGCGGATGGCCCCGGCGCAGCTCGCCTTCCTCGCGGCGCACCTCTAGCCCGTCGGCACTTACCTTTTCGGCAGGACCTCACCGCCCCGGGGGTCAGATCACGCCGAAAAGGTAAGGGCGGGGTCGGGGTCGGGTCGAGGTCGGGTCAGGCGAGGGCGGAGCGCAGGTAGTCGGCGAGCGATGTCGGCTGGGCGGCGGCGTAGCGGTCGTTCTCGACCGTCTCGAACGGCGGCGTCTCGATCATCGACAGGTTGTACCACTGGCCCATCACGGCCCACGGGCTCGCCGCGGCCGTGATGGCCGCACGCAGGTCGGCCGCGTCGCCGCGGTGGAGGCGCTCGAGCGTGCGCCCGGTGATCTCCTCAACCTCGGCGATGATCGCGCCGAACGAGGTGCGCGACCCCGAGATGGCGTGCACCCCCGGCCGTGCGTCGAGATCCACGGCGAGCGCCGCCGTGAACCGCGCGACGTCGTCGACGAGCGTCACGTCGAACTCGTCGTCGCCCGAGCCGTAGTAGCTGCCGGTGCCGTGGCCGAGATCGACGACGCCCGCGGTGTTCGGGTCGATCATCATGTCCATGAACGCGCCGTTCAGCACGTGCAGCACCTCGAGGTCGAGCGCCTCGATCGCGGTGTCGGCCTCGCGCCGCAGGGCGAACATCGGGGCGGCCTCCGGGGCGTGCCAGAGATCGAGCGCGAAGTCGGAGGGGATGAAGCGTCGCACTCCTGCGGCCTCTGCGGCCTGCGCGAGGGCGACCTGGCCGTCGACGATGACGTCGCGACCGCCCTGGAGGCACGAGATCACGACGTCGACGCCGGCGGTGGCCGCAGCCAGGGCCTCAGGATCCTGCAGGCTCGCTTCCGCGATAGCGGCACCGCCGTCGGTGAGCCCACCGAGTTGCTCGGTCTTCGTCTGGTCGGTGAAGACGCTGGGTCGCACGAGCAGGCGGAGCGCGACATCCTCGTCGCGAGAGAGGAGCGTCGCGATGCGCGAGCCGAGATTGCCGGTCGCGCCGGCGAGTAGAACGGTCTGAGTCATGCTCAGGACGCTACCCGAGCCGCCTGGACCCTTGGCCGGGCGGCTACCGCGGCAGCTTCACTGCCAGATTCAGCACGCGTGTGCGCTGCAGGGCACCGAAGTTGTCGTCGGAGATCAGGCTCACGCCGACGGTGCCGTGCGGCCCGGCCCCGGTGATCGCCATGCCCTCGTAGTTGTCGAGCAGCGGGTTCGTCTGCGACTCGAGCGCCGTCGCGCCGAGGGTCGGCCCGGCGGCCAGGTCTGCCACGAGCGTCTTCGAGAGGATCGACGAGGCGGGCGCGGTCGACAGATTCGCGATCGACGCGACGTTCGCGGCCCGCGACAGCCCGCTGACCGTATACAGGTCGACGGCGTTGCCCGAGTCGGCGGCATAGGAGGCCTCTTCGACGATCAGCCGGTCGTCGGAGACCAGTGCGACCTCGGGGATGCGCTGCCCGGGGTCGGTGCGGTAGCCGACCTGCTTGGCGAGCGTCCACGATCCGGAACGCCCCTCGGTGTAGACGAGGAGGCGGTGGCTCGTCGCCTCACCGGAGGCCGAGACGTCGCCCGAGAGCGCCCCCTCCATCGCCGCGACGATCGTGCGCCCCGAAGGCGAGATCGACAGCCCCTCGAGCGTCGCGTTCGAGGTCGCCTCACCCGGCTCCGCCGGGCCCGAGAGCCCAGCGCCCGACAGTTCGGTGCCGGTGACCGCGAAGCGACCGGGAACGGCCAGCTGCGCCTTCTCGACGCCGTCACGGCCGAACACGCGGATCGACGGCTCGGTCTCGCTGCTCACCAAGTAGTCGCCGTCGGGCAGCACGGCGAGGCCTTCGTTGTCAGCGGTGAGACCGGTGTACGGCACGCCGTGCTGGTTCTTCAGCACGAGCGGCTGGCGGCTCACCGACGGTGATGCGACGTTGCGCCCGATGAACCAGATACGCGAGGGGTCGTCGGCGTGGTTGTCGACGGCCGAGACCCACGAGCCTGCTCGCTTGTCGTAGGCGAGCGACGAGAGGCCACCGACCTGGGTGCCCTTGTAGACCAGCTTGTCGAGCGCGTCGCTGTAGCCGAGCGCCGTCGCCGACGGCGGCACGGCCGTCGAAGCGGGCTTGGTGTGCCCGAAGATCTGCACCTCCTGGGGGTCGTGGTCGCTCGTCTGGTTCGCGAACTCCGAGTTGATGTGCAGCACCTGGTAGACGGGGGTGCCGACGCCCTTCGTCACGAGGATGTGGTCGAGCACCTCGCTGACGCCGTCGTAGTCGTAGGTGTACTGCTGGTCGGCGGGCAGCGTGGTGATCAGGTCGGTCAGGATCGGCGGGGTGGTCGCCTCACCATGAAGAGGCTTGCCCGTGAGGGTGGCCAGGGCCGGGCTGAACTGGTAGTCGTTCAGGTCGCCGGCGACGACCACGGCGGCGTTCTTGTCGGCCTTCAGGATCTGCGCGGTGAAGTCGTGCACGAGCGTCGCCTGCGCCTGGCGCTGAGCGGCCGACGACTGCGCCGGGTATTGGAACCGGCCGTCCTGGCTCTGGTCGCCGAGCTTCGCGTCGAAGTGGTTGCCGATCACGAAGACCTTCTTGCCACGAAACGTGAACTCCCCTACCAGAGGCTTGCGGCTCGACGCCCACGCCGTGTTCGTCGGGTCGATGCGACCGGGCGAGAGCGTGAGGTCGGGCGAGCCGTGCGACTTCGTCACCGCGGTGGCCGTGGTCGACCGGTCGACCCCCGCCGAGCCGCGGTCGTCGAACGTGACGCGCTTCGCGTTGAAGAGGAAGACCACTCGGATGTTGCCGCCGGGCTGGCCGCCGTCCTGGTCGTTCACCGGGTCGATCTCGCGCGACGAGTAGGTCGGGCCCCCGGCTGCCGTGATGGCGGCTTCGAGCTTCGAGATGGTCTGGCCGGCCGTGACCGTGCCGTCGTCGGTGGCACCGTCGTCGTCCTGCACCTCTTCGACCGCGATGATGTCGGGCGAGGCGAGGTTCGTGACGACGCCCTTGCCGAGCGCCGCGAATTTCGACGCAGGATCAGACGGGGCCAGGTTTTCGACGTTGTAGGTCGCGACCGACAGCTGATCGCCTGTGCCCTTCGTGGCCACGCTCGGCTGCAGACCCCCGCTCTTCACGGCCCCGAGCGCCGTCGCGGCGAGCGTGTAGCCGCCGTACTGCGAGTAGTCGACGGGGCCGACGGTGGCACCGGCGAAGACGTCGCCGACGCTGACGTCGGGGTCGGTGCCGTCAGTGGGCACGACCTCAAGGCGGCCGGACGGCGTCGCGTTCTCGGCGGTCAGCAGGGTGCCACCGCGGTAGTCGGCGAGCTGGTCGGGCTTGGTGGTGACGTACTGCTCGCCGTAGGCGTCGCTCGGCCCGACGACGCGGGCGTTGTCGACCTCGACGCGCATGCCCTCGATCGACTCGTAGTAGTCGAGAGCCGAGCGGGTCGGCGTGATGGGCGTCGATTCGATGTTGCCGCCCGAGAGGTCGGGCGCATAGGTGGCGGGGACGGTGGTCGGGCCGAGCACGATCGGGGCGGGCAGCGTGTTGCCGGAGGAGACGACGAACGCCGTCGCATCCTCGAGCTCGGTCACCGAGAGGTTCGACGTGGTGGCGGTGGTGTCGCCCGACGCGAGCGCGTAGTAGTCCTTGACCGTGGCGGTGACCAGCACCGAGTCGCCGACCTTCACCGTCGGCGTCGTCGAGCTGTAGACGAAGACGGCCTCGCTGGTGGCGGGGTTCTGGTCGGCGTCGGGGTCCTGGATCCAGTAGCCCTTGCTCGCGCCCGCGGTGCGGAGGCCCGTGACGATGCCGGGCACGTTCTCGACCTTCTGGCCGTTCAGCGGCGACACCCAGGTGGTGCCCTGGATGTCGTGGATGCGCACGGTGCCGGGTGTCGGTGCCGGGCCCGTCGGCGGCGTGGTGACGGTGCCGGTGTTGGCCGCAGCCGGCGTCGGCGTGCCGCTCGAGAAGTCGGTGGCGTTGTCGTCGGTGTCGGCGGTGGTGACACGCTGCACCGAGTTCGTGTTGCTGGCGCCGGTCGCGGGGCCGGTCTCGGCGAGGGCCGCGGCGCCGAAGCCGACCAGGTCGACGCTGGCGGTCTCGCAGTCGGCGCTGGTCGCGCAGGTCAGGGCCGTCGTGCCGTCGACGAGGGCGACCGTGCCGTCGGTGGCGCTCATCGCGATCGTGCCGGTCGCATCAGGTGTCGGCAGCGGAGT
This window encodes:
- a CDS encoding putative quinol monooxygenase, whose translation is MGYVVNATWISKPGSEEAVEAALGQIVKAAEAEAGNRVYQAYRDRAAPLVFHIFEVYDDEAAFDAHVKGDAFRHFGQEVVADLLESRGRETFETVDF
- a CDS encoding tryptophan dimethylallyltransferase family protein, whose amino-acid sequence is MGAAVDARGAVKVKAYFDGFSDGLAGNLELVKSFAGQLGYAASSDWIDDHVRNLRAPILSLDATAETEARVKIYTIFTDRSIADLERQCESLPGYAAGDATRLLQGTTSKWDVVLDAPGTRPLMCWSFTSRNQSAPSDLTLYLPFNRYQPSASGAVRSLAAIGAPAALINVCRLAVSRGGTDADTNPFHWLALKFGSARGSMTLYVAASQLDRIVRTAPRPGP
- a CDS encoding heme A synthase, coding for MTTPLGWLASRLTVGRRTLRIASLSSLVVAILIVVGGGIVRVTGSGLGCPDWPECTDGSLGPTSAMGWHAAVEFANRLLTGLLCVAVAAVILAARFQAEPAPTVTRWAWAQFWIVVLNAVVGGVTVLARLSPYMVAAHFLAAMLLLTAATVSWDRARRLPNKERVPVSLHVRRLGSALLLATGALVILGTAVTGAGPHAGDNSHVARMPFPWIAAALVHAGVAALAFAMGIALWRAATRVRSATVVLTLRAYFAVFLAQGLVGIVQSLIGLPEALVAVHLMGASLVWVGAVRVALATRAVG
- a CDS encoding alkaline phosphatase family protein — protein: MGTKKARRRGIALAAATGILAAAAIGAGTAAQATASPDHGGSQQGTTITTTGLKAGQIKHVWLIILENKSYDATFTGLNQNSYLWKTLPSQGVLLKNYFGTGHSSMDNYMSMVSGQAPQEDTQEDCSVANTNFGSNKSIVTHGVNQGQVASLANASQPSKANAANGLNGCTYPTDSPTLFNQLDAAGKTWKGYAQDLGDQTGREDGVCGAPGSAANNPTTNPTYLSATAAHPLPTGVTSFTGAQTNDQYVAKHFPFPWFASITGAVDANGTATPALTKPAQGGTDCDANHIANLDSSKNGLYKDLQHESTTPAFSWITPNNCSDAHDAVCKGNNLSGSFTKSGQPVYQNGTPAPESTTPVNYTGGLYASDLFLKYYIPMIEKSAAFKDGGLIDVTFDEANPPFTYGGGFNNANAYGPTQADQPDAATGLVSDAAGENLYGKNVAIEPTGPNSTLGTDSKGDQLYPGPGNNSFIDRPPACTSTSPNVPANCVPGIVEGGSGTTPGARNDTALASTATSFVLDDSILADDTGRMVTDTADTTGPGGTSPIPANTFVGTVSDTGPNPAATNASPVVNGSFQLVDASGNPVTPTGSVSKITLSAEGAPGYLTAGQTADPLYDATDATPGGGDTGSVLISPLIKPGTVSTTYYNHYSWLRTMEDIFQVDKGRDVKPLPGSTVSGGVDGLGHLGFASQKGLAPFGPDVFNNTGNKHW
- a CDS encoding alpha/beta hydrolase-fold protein; amino-acid sequence: MTSRLTRRTLLFGGGAVALIGATGFAVDEGALPGRSTLYRRLGLDGAAGVVPHTATGPLVSGTFVSQKRLEKTVGWSIAYPPGHTVGDRLPVVVTLHGFGGSHASAFDSRFRLDRFLAAAVRSGAAPFAIASIDGGNTYWHRRTSGEDAGAMVTDEFVPLLASKGLDTRRIGLHGWSMGAYGALLLAGQMGAGRVAAVASESVAIWHTADRATASAFDSPADFATHTLYGRQHLLDGIAVRVDCGTGDGFFPNDRDYVAGFTARPAGGFEPGAHDSAYWRRMAPAQLAFLAAHL
- a CDS encoding NmrA family NAD(P)-binding protein, with the translated sequence MTQTVLLAGATGNLGSRIATLLSRDEDVALRLLVRPSVFTDQTKTEQLGGLTDGGAAIAEASLQDPEALAAATAGVDVVISCLQGGRDVIVDGQVALAQAAEAAGVRRFIPSDFALDLWHAPEAAPMFALRREADTAIEALDLEVLHVLNGAFMDMMIDPNTAGVVDLGHGTGSYYGSGDDEFDVTLVDDVARFTAALAVDLDARPGVHAISGSRTSFGAIIAEVEEITGRTLERLHRGDAADLRAAITAAASPWAVMGQWYNLSMIETPPFETVENDRYAAAQPTSLADYLRSALA